Within the Haloplanus vescus genome, the region GCGCTACGATCTGCAGGTACACACCGACGCGTCCCCCTGTTCCAGAGCCGCACCGGAAGAGATAGTTACTGCTGCCATCGAAGCGGGCCTCGATGGCGTCGCGATTACCAATCACGATACGCTTGACGGCTACGCGGAAGTGGTTGCTCAGGCTCCTGAACGACTGGATATAATTCCCGGTGTCGAAGTGACGACGACGCAAGGACATATGCTCGCTCTCGGTGTGTCGACGGTCCCGCCGCAAGCCGACCCCTGTGCCGTTATCGACCACATTCACGAGCAGGGTGGTGTCGCTGTTCTCTCACATCCGTTTGATACCTTCCGCGAGTCCTACATTGATTCACTTGACGAGATCGGCGATAAGGTGGACGCCGTCGAGGTGACGAATTCCCGGTGTATTCTCCCACGCTTCAATCGACGCGCTCGGGAGTTTGCTGACCGTCGTGGACTCTCCGTCACTGGTGGAAGCGATGCACACTTCGCGATGGAAGTGGGACGCGCTGTCACCGAGTGTAGTGGCCCGGTTCTCGACGCGATTCAAGCGGACGAGACGCAGGCTGGCGGTCGGGGTGGTTATCTGTCCGGTCATGTCGCGACGAAATTGAACGACGCACTCGCAGTACTGAACGTATGACCGGCTATCTCGCCGCTATCCGGCGTGCGGTTCGGTCACACGGCCTCTGGCTGACCGCGCTCCTGACAGTTGCGGTGTTTCTGGGGCTGTTCGCGTTCGGACAAGCGGCCGCAGTCGCAGACGCAATCGCCTCGCTCCACCCGTGGCGGATAGGTGCCGTCTTCGGACTCGTGGCTATGAGCTACGCTATCAGGTTCTTGAAATGGGAGTTCTATCTTCGAACGCTCGGAATTGACGTCCCACCCCGCCGGAGCTTCGTCGTCTTCGTCAGTGGACTTATGATGGTCGTAACCCCCGGCAAGGCAGGCGTGGTGTGGAAGGCGTGGTTCCTGCGAGATCTGGAGAGCATCCCGGTCAGCCGTACTGCACCCATTGTCGGAGCGGAACGCGTCACCGATTTGTTAGCGCTCGCCACGTTTGCGCTCCTCGGGCTAGTCGTGTTCCAGCAATCGTCCACAGCTGTCGTCGTCGTGACGGCAGTATTCGTCTCTGGGCTAGTACTTCTTCAGTGGTAGACGTTAGCACTCCACCTTCTGCAGGCCTTGGAGCGGATACCGGTTATCAGTGATTATGCCGACGAGCTAGAGGAGTTCTACCAGAATGCGTACACGCCCTTCCGTCCTCAACCACTCGTCGCAGCAATGATCATCAGCCTCCTCGCGTGGGGCCTAGAAGGAGTGGCACTTTGGTCGTTCTGGGCGGATTCAGCCCCAGAGCGTCGTTGCTCTCGGCTCTGTTCGTGTTCGGACTTGGATCGGTCATCGGTGCTGCGAGTTTACTTCCAGGGGGATTGGCCGCTGCCGAGGCGAGCATGGTCAGCACACTCGTCATTCTCGGCTACTCACGAACCATCGCAGTCAGTTCCACGCTGGTCATCCGCGTCGGTACGCTATGGTTCGGTGCAGTAATCGGGACGCTAGTGTTCCTGTCCTATCGGGCGTACCGTCGACGCAGTTAGAGCTCTCCGTCTCGATAGGCCCTCGCCACACGGTAAGCCGGCTGTGCGAGAATCAGTGCGGAAGCGAGCGATGCCCCGACCAGAAAGAGGACCCCAGTCCCTGAGATTGCCCCCAATGCAAAGCGATGTATAGACTGTCCGAGCAGAACGTAGAACAGGGCCCACGGCAGTTCACCCAGTAATGTCCCGATCGCGAAGGTCGTCGTCGAAACTCCGGCGACACCCGCAGTGTACGACACTGCATCCGCCGGCGCAGGCGATATCCGCGCTGCGATCATTCCGCGTACCTCCCCGGTTGTGTCGGCGACGGCAGCGCCTCGTTCAGCGAAGTGAGCGAAGTAATCTGATCGTTCTCGGAAGTGCGTCGCCACGATGTACGGCGGATAACTGGTGAACAACGTGCCGCACAGGGCAACGAGCAATCCTGCCGGAACACCGTACATGTAGCCGACGAACACCGAAAACGGACTAAGCGGCCACAGCAGAAATGGTCGTACGAGGTATAGCACGAATATCACGACGAGAATGGTGGTCCAGTGGTGGTGTCTCGACTGGATAGTATCCAGCAGCTGTGTCGGTGAGGTCCATAGACCGACCGCTCCGAGAAGAATCAGGAGAGTGAACGCGAGGAGCGCAAAGAGGGGTTGTCGGGAGAACGGCGACATCAGTAGTAATTCCGACGTGACGCTATTCAACGTTGTGTGACACCGGAAGCCACGGGAGCTACGACGTTCCGACGAGCGTCCGTAACGTGTCCCGACCGATATCGATAGCGGCGTGGCGCAGATACTCGTCGAGAACGAACATAAGCGAGACGTAGACTACCGCTCCGACTCCGACGACGGCGAGCAGTGATAGCCAGCCAGTAATCGGGTAGCTGTCGGCAAGATAATTGACTATACCCCACATAATCACCCCGCTACCGAGCTGATACGCCACTCGCGTCGGGGCGGCGATGCGCCCGAACTCGGAGCGGAGTAGCAGTGCGACGATGCTGAGGTCGACGATGTGCGAGATCACGACGGCGACGGTGACAGCCGTGATTCCGAACCGGGGGAGCAGCGTGACGATCAAAGCGACGCGAACGGCGAGCGCGACGGTCCTCGTCTTCATCGAAAGATCCGGACGGTCGCTACCGTCGAAAAAGGAGTCTGCGATGGTATCGTACGTATTGACGACGTGATAGAGACTGAGGACCGCGAGGACGGCACCCGTCCCGCTGAACGTCGGCCCGAAGACAGTCACCATTAACGCATCCGGGATGGCGAGACTCCCGAACATGATGGGAATCGCCAGAACCGCGGCATAGGCGGTTGAGAGTCGGAAGTCGTCGAGAGAAGAATCTGCATTCCCGTCGCTTGAGACGGCGGACACACGCACCATCAACGCCGGTGCGATGCTACCGCCGACATAGCTCCCGAGCATCAGCAGTCGCATCGCTGAGGTGTAGTACCCAGCGACGGCTTCTCCGAGGAACGTCCCGAGGATGAGCACCGGAAGCCTGTCATATATAGTGCCGAGTCCGGACGTGACGACGCTCCACTGGGCGAAGTCGGCGATCGACCGTAGCGTCGCCACGGACGGTCGTTCGACACTCACTTCGGAAGCCCACAGAACGACGAGTGCGACGACCATCGTCGTAAGAGCCGTGCCGGCGAGCAGACCAATGACGCCGAAGCCGGCGAGCAGGAACGCGACCTGTGCACCCGTCTCCACGATTCCGTGGGCGTTGTCAGTGAGCGTCGCAAAACCCGTCTTTCCCCGGCTCCGGTACGTGTCGAGTAGGAGCATATAGAAGATGCGGCTGGCGAAGACGGCGAAC harbors:
- a CDS encoding PHP domain-containing protein, which gives rise to MRRYDLQVHTDASPCSRAAPEEIVTAAIEAGLDGVAITNHDTLDGYAEVVAQAPERLDIIPGVEVTTTQGHMLALGVSTVPPQADPCAVIDHIHEQGGVAVLSHPFDTFRESYIDSLDEIGDKVDAVEVTNSRCILPRFNRRAREFADRRGLSVTGGSDAHFAMEVGRAVTECSGPVLDAIQADETQAGGRGGYLSGHVATKLNDALAVLNV
- a CDS encoding lysylphosphatidylglycerol synthase domain-containing protein yields the protein MTGYLAAIRRAVRSHGLWLTALLTVAVFLGLFAFGQAAAVADAIASLHPWRIGAVFGLVAMSYAIRFLKWEFYLRTLGIDVPPRRSFVVFVSGLMMVVTPGKAGVVWKAWFLRDLESIPVSRTAPIVGAERVTDLLALATFALLGLVVFQQSSTAVVVVTAVFVSGLVLLQW
- a CDS encoding TVP38/TMEM64 family protein, which translates into the protein MSPFSRQPLFALLAFTLLILLGAVGLWTSPTQLLDTIQSRHHHWTTILVVIFVLYLVRPFLLWPLSPFSVFVGYMYGVPAGLLVALCGTLFTSYPPYIVATHFRERSDYFAHFAERGAAVADTTGEVRGMIAARISPAPADAVSYTAGVAGVSTTTFAIGTLLGELPWALFYVLLGQSIHRFALGAISGTGVLFLVGASLASALILAQPAYRVARAYRDGEL
- a CDS encoding oligosaccharide flippase family protein, coding for MILAIVKVCLFPIAGIGQSVMKRGSESDLDPATFFGGGLAYGAVYALAIGAIVATVFAVAPTLLQYGPAIVAGAFAVFASRIFYMLLLDTYRSRGKTGFATLTDNAHGIVETGAQVAFLLAGFGVIGLLAGTALTTMVVALVVLWASEVSVERPSVATLRSIADFAQWSVVTSGLGTIYDRLPVLILGTFLGEAVAGYYTSAMRLLMLGSYVGGSIAPALMVRVSAVSSDGNADSSLDDFRLSTAYAAVLAIPIMFGSLAIPDALMVTVFGPTFSGTGAVLAVLSLYHVVNTYDTIADSFFDGSDRPDLSMKTRTVALAVRVALIVTLLPRFGITAVTVAVVISHIVDLSIVALLLRSEFGRIAAPTRVAYQLGSGVIMWGIVNYLADSYPITGWLSLLAVVGVGAVVYVSLMFVLDEYLRHAAIDIGRDTLRTLVGTS